From one Mytilus edulis chromosome 1, xbMytEdul2.2, whole genome shotgun sequence genomic stretch:
- the LOC139514664 gene encoding uncharacterized protein: MSSASIDDVSGVLQRMNSVMTTQYLFLKDKQTAAITECQKRNDVLALPFLTAENACVVIINGLTSIIQEQKTRFGDKAIVIDDEIIKYLEDLPNPNSKNQQTALIVQRLTDGDAGINYIISHPEPIVHPEVKKILMKKNIANRITHLVVDEAHCILSWGNSDFRPAYQKLGLLRAVMKDSNILALTATANGMSQKNICSSLRIKEPVIIVESPDR, translated from the exons ATGTCGTCTGCGTCTATAGACGACGTTTCTGGTGTTTTGCAGCGTATGAACTCTGTGATGACTAcacagtatttatttttaaaagataaacaaaccGCCGCAATTACAGAATGCCAAAAGAGGAATGATGTGCTA GCTCTTCCATTTCTGACAGCTGAAAATGCTTGTGTGGTCATTATTAATGGCCTCACAAGCATTATTCAAGAACAAAAAACTAGATTCGGAGACAAAGCCATTGTAATTGACgatgaaattattaaatatttagaGGACCTACCAAATCCAAATAGTAAAAACCAACAG ACTGCACTCATTGTGCAAAGATTAACTGACGGTGATGCAGGAATTAACTATATCATATCTCATCCTGAGCCTATTGTTCATCCTGAGGTTAAAAAGATTCTCATGAAAAAGAATATTGCTAATCGT ATAACACATCTTGTGGTGGATGAAGCACATTGCATCCTATCCTGGGGAAACTCTGATTTTCGGCCTGCTTACCAGAAGCTAGGGCTACTCAGAGCTGTAATGAAAGACTCAAACATCTTAGCTCTAACAGCAACAGCAAATGGCATgtctcaaaaaaatatttgctcATCACTGAGAATAAAAGAGCCAGTAATTATTGTTGAATCACCAGATAGGTAG